The stretch of DNA ACTCTTCCCATGCAGTCACAACAACGCGAGCCGGTCCATCTTCGCCGCATTGACCAGGCCCGGAACATGCGGCGGTTCTATTGCCTCACCGTTCAGCCAACGCTGTTTGGCGGCGCTTCGCTCATTCGCGATTGGGGGCGTATCGGAACCCGGGGACAGACGATGATGGAAACATTTGACTGGCCGGCCGATGCCACCAATGCCCTGGTGCGGATAGAGCGATCCAAAAAGCGCCGGGGATATCGGGAGACAGTCGAGAGCGTCGAATAGCTACTTCGCCGATCGGGTGGCAGATGCGTTGCGATCGGGAAACAGCGATCGAAGGCCCCGCTTGTGGCGAGGCCTTCGTGATGGCCGCTTAGTCGCGGTTGCCAATCGGGCGAGACCAGATGAGCTGCAGGCCTTCCTGACCTTCCACCTCGATGAGGGTGGCGTAGATCGGGGCGGGGAAGCTCGGGTCGTCCAGCTTGACCGAGATGTAGTCGCGCTCGGTGTCTTTCGCCTGCTTCTGCCATCCGGCTCCAAGCTCAACTGAACCGGAGTAGATGCGGAATTGCGGGCCGTTTTCGGAGGGGTTTTCGACGCGCTCGAGGCGAGCCTTGACGTTGAGGGCCAGCGTCTTGATCTGACCGGTGAAGCCGTTCTTCGTGGTGATGAATGTGCCGATGTTTGCCATTGTCTTCATTCCTTCGATGTTTCGGGCCACGCCCTTCGCGGCCTCGATGGCTGTCGAAGAGACCGGGAACGATCGGCGCGCATTCCTGCGGAACCGAAATGAAATGCAGGACGGCGGAAAGACACTTTCTTGGCTACCCGCGAGGAATTCGAACACCAGTTCGAAGGGGAAGAAAGTTTCTAGCCGCCGTTGCGTCCAGCCGAGCGAGGCGAAGCCGGGTTCCGGTCAGACATGCCTCAATCGAGACCGCTTTGGGCGGCGCGTATGTGACATTTGATAGGAGGTGAAGACCTGCAAACCTCGCGTCCGGGCCAGCGATCCACGGCGGAACACGAGACGAGAATATGAGTGTGTGATTGGCGTTAGCACTGGTTCGGGGGATTGGCGATCCTCAAGCTGCGAACAGACCGGCAATTCTTGCGTCGTAGGTGTGCGTCCGACCGCCGGTCTGGAAGGCTCAAGCCAGCGAAGGAAACCGGGAAATGGTGCACATTGCGTCGGTGCCTCTGACACCGGCTCTCTCTTTGCCCGTTCCGTTTCAGTCGAATGTTGGTGCAGTGATCTCCTGCAGACCTGGACCAGCACGAGGACATCGGCCCGACTGCGCCGTGCGCCGCCATCAAGGCAGCGTTGTTGATTGCACGCCGGCACCTGGCGATAGCAGGCACGGGTGATTGACGGAGGGCTTTTCGCCCTCCGCGGCGGCATAGATTAGGGAATGTATCAGGCTGCCTCACGCTCTTCGCTGACATGAGCGGGCTGAAGTGCGTGCAGATAGGTCACCGCGCGCTGCGCATGGGCCGCCGCCTGAAAGATCGCCCGCTTGTCATCCTTGAGGACCTTGAGCCAGGACTGAAGGTAGCTGGCGTGATCCGGCCGGGGCTCGAGCTCCGGCACGATGCCGAGATCGGCGCAGAGGAAACAGCTTCCGAGTTCGGCCACGAGCTCTTCGCGTGCTCGTTCGGTGCAGTCCCTGTGGTAACGTGACAGATCGCGTCCGACCCTGCTTTCTGGTGCAGTCCAGTGGACATGCTCGTGGCTGAGGACCGCGACGTAGGATGCAGCGTCCCGGAACGTCTCGAAGGGCGGCATCTGGATGTGATCGCTTGCCGGTGCGTAGAAGGCTTTCGATCCGCCGTGGCGGATGATCGCACCGGTGTTGGCGAAGAACCGGTCCGCGTGCTCGATCCGTTCGACCGGATCGATGACCTTCTCCGGCCGGTGGTAATAGTGTTCCGGAAGCGCATCGATCTGATCGCAGTTGAAAACTGTGTACGTCTTCAGAAACGGGATATCGCGTTCGACCTCATCGCCGCGGGAATCCGTTTCGGTCTTGGTGAACCGGCTAGCATAGACGACGGTTGCGCCGGTTTCGCCCTTGCGGACCTGCGCGCCGATCTGGCTTGCCTGCCGGTATGTCATCCAGAGCGGCGCTTCAAAGCCGCGGGCCAGGCTTTCCGACCAGAGCAGCAGAACGTTGATGCCCGTGTATGGCTCGCCGGTATGTCTGAGCGGCCGTGTGATCCGGCCTTCGAGCCTTCCCCAGCTCCAGGGTTTGATCCAAGGGCGGGCTCCCTTCTCAAGATCGGCGACGATTTTCTCCGTGATCCGTTCGTAGATGTCGGCGCGCGGGTTTTTCTCTTTTCTCTTCATTTTTCAAACTTCCGGAATTCAGGACCGCGCCGATCGCGGTCCGTCACGGGGTCCGAAACGGCGGAGCGCGGAGGCAGGAGCTGCACCCAAGCCGGGCCTCGGTGCGCGAAGCGCGGCGGGGTGGCGCAGGGCCGGAACGAAGAGGAGGACGGCAACGCCGTTGCAGCTGCTGCCGGCTCCGCCCGGACTTTCCCAGGACGGGCCACGGTCGGGGCGGTCGCGCCGCAGAAAAGGCGGCGCCAGGCGCCGCCATCATGGATCAGATGAGTAGTCAGTGGATGGAGTGGCCGCCGCTATAGGGGTCGTACTCGAAGAGCACTTCGACATCGGCGTCTTCGATCTCGTCTGCGGGGAGGACGCCGTATTCACCGCCGGATTTAAAGAGGACGATCGGAGTCATGAGGGTGCGGGCGAGGTTCCAGGCGTGCTTCTGGGCGAGGGAAAGATCGTGCTGCATTTGAGGGCTCCATCGTTGGAGCGGGCCAATTCCCGCTCTTGATGGCTCCGTCAGTGTGCGGCTTAGCGGACGCGATCACCGGGCAGGCCAAAGCCAAGCGGCCGCAGCTCGCTAGCGGACCCTTTACGGGTTGATCGTGGAAGTCCGCGCCGCACCAGGAATGCCATCTCTCAAAAGAGCGGGATTGGATTGCTTCTGTGAAATGAGCCTGTTGCTGCACGCATCCTGGCAACGACTGAAGTGGATAATCAGCCATCCTCTCCAACCGCAGCGAAAAGTGGGAGGCCTTGAAGAACGGTGGTCTTGCCGCCCGGGAGCGCTCGAAGCGAAGTCAGGTCCGCTTCACGGCCTTGATGGCAGAAGCTTGGGCTGCTTGCTTGATGGTCGCGGCAATCTCTCGGAGGAACGCCGCGCTGACCGAGCCGATAGGCTCGGTGGAAACAAAGTCATAGTCCTTGTCCATCTCGACGCGATTGAACTCGTCGAGAATGACCCAGCACGGAGATGCAACGCCAATGCGCCGACACTCAATTTCAGGAACGCTTAGCGCAAGTTGGCCGTCCAAAGGCTGCTTGGAGGTAAAGAGAAAGAGAAACACGACGTCGGGGTTGCCGGGCGCCTTGTCGAGGGCACAGACAGCGCGAGGAATCCGGCCGGATTCCTCGCCCCTTTCCGCTTCGCGATGCCACAGATAGTGGAATTCGGCAACGTCACCCTGCTTAAACATCGTCCCTGGCATCGTCTTTGACAGGTTCAAGAATGGCTCCTAGTCCCGACATCAGCTCCTCATGGACATCGTCCGGCATATCATGCAGGGAATAGGACTTCGTCGGGCTCGGCTCACCGCGCATGCGGTGATAGTCACGGGCGGAAAGAACAAAAAGCTTCTCCTTGCCGTGCTTGGTGAGCACGACCGGCTCGATCATCGCCGCTTCGAGGATTTCGCCCGAGGATCGGTTCATGTCAGAGAAAGTGTACTGTTTCATCGCAGAGCTCCATCTCTTTACGTAAAATACGTATTTTACGTTGTTTTGTCAATTTGAACCCGTGATTCAGACAGGAAAGTGGGCGGAGCAAAAGCCCCGCCCTGGAACATCACCCAAACGCCGCCATCTGCAATTCAGCCGCCTTCCGGTCGACGGACTGGCCGGGATTTTCGACCTGGCGCTGGAAGGGCTTCCAGGCCTCGCCGACGACATCTTCATAGGCCGCCACGACACCTTCGGCCGCGCAGCGGAGCGCATGGGCCTGAAGGCCCATATCGGCAGCGAACTCGCGTTTGCGCTGAGCGGCGCCGTCGAAACCGACGGGACCGCCCTGGTCTTCGTCACGCATGTCATTGGCACCTTTGGCTGTTGCGTCGCGTGCCTCTGTCACGGCCTTGGAATAGAACTGGCCAGCGCCGTGGGCGGAGCCAACATAGGATCCGACAATTCGCTGGAGATGGATCTGCATGGCCCGGTTGCCGAGGCCTTCATTGAGGGAGTCCGCGGTACCGATGATCATCTGATGGTGGAGCTCGCGGATGCCGTCGCTGTCGATGTTGGGAAGACCGAAGCTTTCGGAGATAAGCGAGGCCTGGGCACTGTCGGGACAGGTGTGCCGGACCATTTCGAGGGTTGCACCCTTGCGGAGCTGGACGACCTTGCCGGATTGACGGGAGGGACGGGCGTTGCTGGACATGGGAGATCCTTTCCTTCGACGTTGGACCGAAGGCTCAAGCCGGCCCCTGCCGGCCCTCCCTTCGGGCGTGGGCAATAGAAGCCGGCGCAAAGACGGAGGCATCAAGGTCCGCTCGAACCTTAGACGAGCGAACCTGTCCAGCGGGCCAGCAGGGCTTATCAAGCCCTCGCACAGTTCCGCGGGACAGGTTTGACGAGGATGGGGCGTGCGGCCGCACTGCGGCGCGTCAGCG from Roseibium alexandrii DFL-11 encodes:
- a CDS encoding WGR domain-containing protein, which gives rise to MQSQQREPVHLRRIDQARNMRRFYCLTVQPTLFGGASLIRDWGRIGTRGQTMMETFDWPADATNALVRIERSKKRRGYRETVESVE
- a CDS encoding DUF736 domain-containing protein; protein product: MANIGTFITTKNGFTGQIKTLALNVKARLERVENPSENGPQFRIYSGSVELGAGWQKQAKDTERDYISVKLDDPSFPAPIYATLIEVEGQEGLQLIWSRPIGNRD
- a CDS encoding ArdC family protein; the encoded protein is MKRKEKNPRADIYERITEKIVADLEKGARPWIKPWSWGRLEGRITRPLRHTGEPYTGINVLLLWSESLARGFEAPLWMTYRQASQIGAQVRKGETGATVVYASRFTKTETDSRGDEVERDIPFLKTYTVFNCDQIDALPEHYYHRPEKVIDPVERIEHADRFFANTGAIIRHGGSKAFYAPASDHIQMPPFETFRDAASYVAVLSHEHVHWTAPESRVGRDLSRYHRDCTERAREELVAELGSCFLCADLGIVPELEPRPDHASYLQSWLKVLKDDKRAIFQAAAHAQRAVTYLHALQPAHVSEEREAA
- a CDS encoding type II toxin-antitoxin system prevent-host-death family antitoxin, with product MKQYTFSDMNRSSGEILEAAMIEPVVLTKHGKEKLFVLSARDYHRMRGEPSPTKSYSLHDMPDDVHEELMSGLGAILEPVKDDARDDV